From one Amycolatopsis sp. FDAARGOS 1241 genomic stretch:
- a CDS encoding DNA polymerase ligase N-terminal domain-containing protein: MADELAERRRKRALGCTPEAVPETPVDRGGVFVVQEHHASQLHWDFRLERAGVLASWTVPRGVPRSPGRGRLAVRIDDQDVAYADFEGEIPQGEYGAGTVEVWDRGRYETVHWHEHRIEFVLYGERLRGRYELGRREDGVADGWTLRRLDPAEAGHEDTPRFLAPMPARPGRLPSTAEDAEWAYEFAWGGRRTIVRAGGGRVTAIDETGADVTGRYPELRGLGAQLGSSEALLDGEIVVFSGGKPDPAGLRRRTEADPAVAVRLVDRHPAFFFVSDVLHLDYRSRLELPYTERRALLDDLGLRGDHWQVPAAHFGDGGAVARASREHGLPGLVAKRRSSPYRPGRANSDWLYVESPDVRRVVIGGWRPGGGRRAGTFASLLLGVPDGAGLRYAGSVGVGFSQGELVSLAAALAQLEQPDSPFEQAPEHADAHWVRPVLAAEVVHGPNSAPRWRGLLSD; the protein is encoded by the coding sequence ATGGCGGACGAACTCGCCGAACGCCGGCGCAAGCGCGCACTCGGCTGCACCCCCGAAGCAGTGCCCGAAACCCCCGTCGACCGCGGCGGCGTCTTCGTCGTCCAGGAACATCACGCGAGCCAGTTGCACTGGGACTTCCGGCTCGAACGCGCCGGGGTGCTCGCCTCGTGGACCGTCCCGCGTGGGGTGCCCCGATCCCCCGGCCGCGGTCGGCTCGCCGTCCGGATCGATGACCAAGACGTGGCCTACGCGGACTTCGAGGGCGAGATCCCGCAGGGCGAGTACGGCGCTGGCACCGTCGAGGTGTGGGACCGTGGCCGCTACGAGACAGTCCACTGGCACGAGCATCGCATCGAGTTCGTGCTGTACGGCGAACGTCTTCGCGGCCGCTACGAACTCGGCCGCCGCGAAGACGGCGTGGCCGACGGCTGGACGCTGCGCCGGCTCGACCCCGCGGAAGCCGGGCACGAAGACACCCCGAGGTTCCTCGCGCCGATGCCCGCGCGGCCCGGCCGCCTGCCCTCGACCGCCGAAGACGCCGAGTGGGCCTACGAGTTCGCGTGGGGCGGGCGCCGGACGATCGTGCGCGCGGGCGGCGGGCGGGTGACGGCCATCGACGAGACCGGCGCCGACGTCACCGGCCGCTACCCGGAGCTACGCGGCCTCGGCGCGCAACTCGGTTCCTCGGAAGCGTTGCTGGACGGGGAGATCGTGGTGTTCTCCGGCGGCAAGCCGGACCCGGCGGGCCTTCGCCGGCGCACCGAAGCCGATCCGGCCGTCGCCGTCCGGCTCGTGGACCGGCACCCGGCGTTCTTCTTCGTCTCCGACGTGCTGCACCTCGACTACCGGTCGCGGCTGGAGTTGCCGTACACCGAACGCCGGGCCCTGCTGGACGACCTCGGCCTCCGCGGCGATCACTGGCAGGTCCCGGCCGCGCACTTCGGCGACGGCGGCGCGGTCGCGCGGGCGAGCCGCGAGCACGGACTACCCGGCCTCGTGGCCAAGCGCCGGTCGAGCCCGTACCGGCCCGGCCGCGCCAACTCGGACTGGCTGTACGTCGAGTCGCCTGACGTTCGCCGCGTCGTGATCGGCGGCTGGCGGCCCGGCGGCGGACGCCGTGCCGGCACGTTCGCCTCGCTGCTGCTGGGCGTTCCCGACGGCGCCGGGTTGCGGTACGCGGGCAGCGTCGGAGTCGGCTTCTCCCAAGGGGAACTCGTCTCCCTGGCCGCCGCGCTGGCGCAGCTGGAACAACCGGATTCGCCGTTCGAGCAGGCGCCCGAACACGCCGACGCACACTGGGTCCGGCCCGTGCTCGCCGCAGAGGTCGTGCACGGGCCGAATTCCGCGCCTCGCTGGCGTGGGTTGCTCAGCGATTAG
- a CDS encoding SPW repeat protein, which produces MSTPTERSGARGAVGALVGAAAGLAVLAGLYLIIGPWLARFGGAAELAVSNTVTGLAIIVLAAVRARDPRPQALTWVLPVLGLWAAISPLVLRYGDETAPSAGALAGNVIAGVVVLAAGVALLLKRPANR; this is translated from the coding sequence ATGTCCACCCCGACCGAACGCTCCGGTGCCCGCGGCGCTGTCGGCGCGCTGGTCGGAGCAGCTGCCGGGCTGGCCGTGCTGGCCGGTCTGTACTTGATCATCGGCCCGTGGCTAGCGCGCTTCGGCGGCGCGGCCGAACTCGCGGTCAGCAACACCGTGACGGGGCTGGCCATCATCGTGCTCGCGGCCGTGCGAGCACGCGATCCGCGGCCGCAGGCCCTCACGTGGGTGCTGCCCGTGCTCGGCCTCTGGGCCGCGATCTCTCCGCTGGTGCTGCGCTACGGCGACGAAACCGCGCCGTCGGCGGGCGCCTTGGCGGGCAACGTGATCGCCGGCGTCGTCGTGCTGGCCGCCGGTGTCGCGCTGCTGCTGAAGCGCCCGGCTAATCGCTGA
- a CDS encoding MBL fold metallo-hydrolase: MLVVGFAAGPLRANCYLLAQAAGGECVVVDPGQDSGEPLAAALAEHRLTPVALLATHGHPDHVAGAAGHDLPLHLHPADREWYEGPSVPLAEGPLELAGLALEVISVPGHTPGSVACAATASEGGRLVLTGDTLFAGSIGRADGSGPDLERSLRTKLLGLPDDTVVLPGHGPATTIGRERASNPALIGAEA, encoded by the coding sequence GTGCTCGTCGTCGGATTCGCCGCCGGCCCGTTGCGCGCCAACTGCTACCTCCTCGCCCAGGCCGCGGGTGGCGAGTGCGTCGTGGTGGACCCCGGGCAGGACTCCGGCGAACCGCTGGCCGCCGCGCTCGCCGAGCACCGGCTCACGCCCGTCGCGCTGCTCGCCACCCACGGTCACCCCGACCACGTCGCCGGCGCGGCGGGCCACGACCTGCCGCTGCACCTGCACCCGGCCGACCGCGAGTGGTACGAGGGCCCGTCGGTGCCGCTGGCCGAAGGCCCGCTGGAGCTCGCGGGTCTCGCGCTCGAAGTGATCTCCGTGCCCGGGCACACGCCGGGGTCGGTAGCGTGCGCCGCGACGGCGAGCGAGGGTGGCAGGCTGGTGCTCACGGGGGACACGTTGTTCGCCGGGTCGATCGGGCGCGCCGACGGCTCCGGCCCCGACCTGGAGAGATCGTTGCGCACGAAGCTGCTGGGGTTGCCCGATGACACCGTGGTCCTGCCCGGCCACGGACCCGCCACGACCATCGGCCGTGAACGAGCGAGCAACCCCGCGCTCATCGGAGCGGAGGCGTGA
- a CDS encoding aminotransferase class IV: MSVALELNGAEPSAVQLAAATGSYGHFTAMQVRDGRVRGLAHHLTRLVTSTELLFGSDLDVDLVRGHVRRLVAGRGALSVRVLVFSRSSEEDPVMAPEVLVRTGPPREHVADPIRLRSVRYERDLPEVKHTGTFGLIHHSRQAVLAGYEDALFVDHSGHISEASIWNVGFLEGDTVVWPDAAVLPGITYLVLRDRLAAAGVAQVTRKVHPRELPGFDAVFLTNSETVGRPVASVDDVVLRNDPAAARLLADAYETAPWDEI; this comes from the coding sequence TTGTCCGTCGCACTCGAGCTGAACGGCGCTGAACCCAGCGCCGTTCAGCTCGCCGCCGCCACGGGCAGCTACGGCCACTTCACCGCGATGCAGGTCCGCGACGGCCGGGTCCGCGGCCTCGCGCACCACCTCACCCGCCTCGTCACGAGCACCGAGCTGCTGTTCGGCAGCGACCTCGACGTCGATCTCGTGCGCGGTCACGTCCGCCGGCTCGTCGCCGGGCGCGGTGCGCTTTCCGTGCGGGTGCTCGTCTTCTCCCGGTCCAGCGAGGAAGACCCCGTGATGGCGCCCGAGGTTCTCGTGCGCACCGGTCCCCCGCGCGAGCACGTCGCCGACCCGATCCGGCTGAGGTCCGTCCGCTACGAACGCGACCTGCCCGAGGTCAAGCACACCGGCACGTTCGGGCTGATCCACCACTCGCGCCAGGCCGTGCTCGCGGGTTACGAGGACGCGCTGTTCGTCGACCACAGTGGACACATCAGCGAAGCGTCCATCTGGAACGTCGGGTTCCTGGAAGGCGACACGGTGGTCTGGCCCGACGCCGCCGTCCTGCCCGGCATCACCTACCTCGTGCTGCGCGACCGCCTGGCCGCCGCGGGCGTCGCGCAGGTGACCCGCAAGGTGCACCCGCGCGAGCTGCCCGGCTTCGACGCCGTGTTCCTCACCAACTCCGAGACGGTCGGCCGCCCGGTGGCGTCCGTCGACGACGTGGTGCTGCGCAACGATCCCGCGGCCGCGCGGCTGCTCGCCGACGCGTACGAGACCGCACCCTGGGACGAGATCTGA
- a CDS encoding YibE/F family protein, translating to MSAVAPPDYPDFADDDADDTGPIRRVTDGTPRRPRTGDEPSWPAAEPPRRGPNGGRRTGETPLPPRRSGETPPPASRRPGPNHQPGDAPTAARRSRNGAPGDTPPPRSRRTGDTPPPSSRRTGDTPPPRHTGDTPPPTSHRTGDAPPPASRRTGGTSSLSARLDGDDSGAQRTAEPGAPADRRAADAPGRAARRTGENPAPSRTGETPPPAGRRRAAANGPRRPRGDGTRTARPAPGDTSAAGSEAGLDAEATTRARRRAAVAGQAHGAADPEADFATEGPSSGSRRAGLARQAQGADPEVDFAAGGPSRGGRRAGLTGQAQGVAGPETDLDAEATTRARRRAAVAGQAHGAADPEDHAAEAAPGKGLRTALTGAGHGHGHGHGHGPAAPASARVRKLLTWLLAPLAVATVVGMIVLYPWGKPAPTSAVPQGTPVQASITSTATGPCLAQGQVQVGSQPDPDQKPCLTVNLTMTDGPANGKPLQLIVPIEPSTPRFSTGDAVVLAYNGGNATDPASFQLVDFQRGTPLVLLAALFAVAVLVLGRWQGLAALVALVLSFVVIALFVLPSILSGENPLLVAIAGAGAIMFVALYLTHGLSARTSVAVLGTLVSLALIGILSAIFSIGASLTGLDDSTSTLIGSLGHGIDARGLLLAGVVIGALGVLDDVTVTQTSAVWELRRANPALGWRELYRSGLRIGRDHVGSAVNTLVMAYAGAALPVLLYSSISGVGLGALLGSEDIASEIIRTLAGSVGIVAAVPVTTILAALIAAREPSATS from the coding sequence ATGTCCGCCGTGGCCCCGCCCGACTACCCCGACTTCGCCGACGACGACGCCGACGACACCGGCCCCATCCGCCGGGTCACCGACGGCACCCCACGCCGCCCCCGCACCGGCGACGAGCCCTCGTGGCCCGCCGCCGAACCGCCGCGCCGTGGCCCGAACGGCGGCCGCCGCACGGGCGAAACCCCGCTGCCACCGCGCCGTTCCGGTGAGACGCCGCCGCCGGCCTCGCGCCGGCCCGGGCCGAACCACCAGCCCGGCGACGCGCCGACGGCCGCACGCCGCAGCCGCAACGGCGCCCCGGGCGACACCCCACCGCCCCGGTCCCGCCGCACCGGCGACACGCCACCACCCAGCTCGCGCCGCACCGGCGATACCCCACCGCCCCGCCACACCGGTGACACCCCACCGCCCACCTCCCACCGCACCGGCGACGCGCCGCCGCCAGCCTCCCGCCGCACCGGCGGCACCTCGTCCCTCTCGGCCCGCCTCGACGGCGACGACTCCGGCGCTCAGCGCACCGCCGAGCCCGGCGCACCCGCTGACCGGCGCGCTGCTGACGCCCCCGGACGCGCCGCCCGCCGCACCGGAGAAAACCCCGCGCCGTCGCGTACCGGCGAAACTCCCCCACCCGCGGGCCGTCGCCGCGCCGCGGCCAACGGCCCACGCCGCCCTCGCGGCGACGGCACCCGGACCGCCCGGCCCGCCCCCGGTGATACCTCAGCCGCCGGTTCGGAAGCCGGCCTCGACGCCGAAGCCACCACCCGCGCAAGGCGCCGCGCCGCTGTCGCCGGGCAGGCGCACGGCGCCGCGGACCCGGAAGCCGACTTCGCCACCGAAGGGCCCTCCAGCGGGAGCCGCCGCGCAGGCCTCGCCCGGCAGGCCCAAGGCGCGGACCCGGAAGTCGACTTCGCGGCGGGAGGGCCTTCCCGCGGGGGCCGCCGCGCAGGGCTCACCGGACAGGCCCAGGGCGTCGCCGGCCCCGAAACCGACCTCGACGCCGAAGCCACCACCCGCGCAAGGCGCCGCGCCGCTGTCGCCGGGCAAGCGCACGGCGCCGCGGACCCGGAAGACCATGCGGCGGAAGCTGCACCGGGCAAAGGCCTCCGCACGGCCCTCACCGGGGCGGGACACGGCCACGGGCATGGTCACGGGCACGGCCCCGCGGCCCCCGCGTCGGCGCGGGTGCGGAAGTTGCTCACGTGGCTGCTGGCCCCGCTGGCGGTCGCGACGGTCGTCGGGATGATCGTGCTGTACCCGTGGGGCAAACCGGCGCCGACGAGTGCGGTGCCGCAGGGCACGCCGGTACAGGCGTCGATCACGTCGACCGCCACGGGGCCGTGCCTCGCGCAGGGCCAGGTGCAGGTGGGCTCACAACCCGACCCCGACCAGAAGCCGTGCCTCACTGTCAACCTGACGATGACCGACGGGCCCGCGAACGGCAAACCGCTGCAGCTCATCGTGCCGATCGAGCCGAGCACCCCGCGCTTCTCCACCGGCGACGCGGTCGTGCTCGCCTACAACGGCGGCAACGCCACCGACCCGGCGTCGTTCCAGCTCGTCGACTTCCAGCGCGGCACGCCGCTCGTGCTGCTGGCCGCGTTGTTCGCCGTCGCCGTGCTCGTGCTGGGCCGCTGGCAGGGCCTCGCCGCGCTCGTCGCGCTGGTGCTGAGCTTCGTGGTGATCGCGCTGTTCGTGCTGCCCTCGATCCTGTCCGGCGAGAACCCGCTGCTGGTCGCGATCGCGGGCGCCGGCGCGATCATGTTCGTCGCCCTCTACCTGACCCACGGCCTGTCGGCGAGAACGTCGGTGGCGGTGCTGGGCACGCTCGTGAGCCTCGCGCTGATCGGGATCCTGTCGGCGATCTTCTCCATCGGCGCCTCGCTGACCGGGCTCGACGACAGCACGTCCACCCTGATCGGCTCGCTCGGCCACGGCATCGACGCGCGCGGCCTGCTGCTCGCCGGCGTGGTGATCGGCGCGCTCGGGGTGCTCGACGACGTCACGGTCACCCAGACCAGCGCCGTGTGGGAGCTGCGGCGCGCGAACCCGGCGCTGGGCTGGCGCGAGCTGTACCGCTCGGGTCTGCGCATCGGCCGCGATCACGTCGGCTCGGCCGTGAACACGCTCGTGATGGCCTACGCCGGTGCCGCGCTGCCCGTGCTGCTGTACTCGTCGATCTCCGGGGTCGGGCTCGGCGCGCTGCTCGGCAGCGAGGACATCGCGTCGGAGATCATCCGCACGCTCGCGGGTTCCGTCGGCATCGTGGCCGCCGTGCCGGTGACGACGATTCTCGCGGCGCTCATCGCGGCGCGCGAGCCGTCGGCCACCTCGTGA
- a CDS encoding DJ-1/PfpI family protein yields the protein MTEKTFAFVVYPGLTVLDLVGPLQVLSAYALMEPEFRVVVVGETLDAGGTDTPLRIAPSHTFEQVPEPFGVLVPGGSAPTVQALANRPLIDYLTSAARTATLMTSVCTGALLLGEAGLLTGREATTHWMFRDLLRAFGATPVAKRWVEDGPVITAAGVSAGIDLALHLVERLAGPDLARRVQFGIEYDPEPPLGGLDWSAAPYAELKPLLEYSLSDTLTDRPDLKAKLLQYA from the coding sequence ATGACCGAGAAGACGTTCGCGTTTGTCGTGTATCCCGGCCTGACGGTGCTCGACCTGGTCGGGCCGTTGCAGGTCCTGAGCGCCTACGCGCTGATGGAGCCGGAGTTCCGCGTGGTGGTGGTGGGCGAAACCCTTGACGCCGGCGGCACCGACACGCCCCTGCGGATCGCGCCGAGTCACACGTTCGAGCAGGTTCCGGAGCCTTTCGGCGTCCTCGTCCCGGGCGGTTCCGCCCCGACGGTGCAGGCACTCGCGAACCGCCCGCTCATCGACTACCTGACCTCGGCCGCCCGCACGGCCACGCTCATGACGTCGGTCTGCACCGGCGCCCTGCTCCTCGGCGAGGCCGGCCTCCTGACCGGCCGTGAAGCCACCACGCACTGGATGTTCCGCGACCTGCTGCGCGCGTTCGGCGCCACGCCCGTCGCGAAACGCTGGGTCGAGGACGGCCCGGTCATCACCGCCGCGGGCGTCTCGGCGGGCATCGACCTGGCCCTGCACCTCGTCGAGCGCCTCGCCGGCCCCGACCTGGCGCGCCGCGTCCAGTTCGGCATCGAATACGACCCCGAACCTCCCCTCGGCGGCCTCGACTGGTCGGCCGCTCCGTACGCAGAACTGAAGCCACTGTTGGAGTACTCGCTGAGCGACACCCTCACCGACCGCCCTGACCTGAAGGCCAAGCTGCTCCAATACGCCTGA
- a CDS encoding GlxA family transcriptional regulator, with protein MAGPERQVVIVAYDGAELLDIACVSDALDAANRLGARPPYHIRLATVDGRPFRCQSGITLTPHVRLDQVAGDLHTVVVSGGVGHKTAAADERLLEHVRRLARTSTRTASVCTGSTVLAASGLLSGRRATTHWAYAAQLAARYPAVTVDPVPLFIRHGDVYTSAGVTSGLDLALAFVEEDHGPTLAREAARALVTYLQRPGNQAQVSMFLSGPPPEHRQVRDLTAFVTEHLGDDLGTPVLARQAGISTRQLTRLFDAHLGTTPGKYVRTVRAEHAARLLAGTDLPLAAIARRCGFGSTETLRQAFLDHFDTPPSAYRRVHLRQALG; from the coding sequence ATGGCGGGACCGGAACGGCAGGTCGTGATCGTCGCGTACGACGGCGCCGAGCTGCTCGACATCGCGTGCGTCTCCGACGCGCTCGACGCCGCCAACCGGCTCGGCGCGCGGCCGCCGTACCACATCCGGCTGGCCACTGTGGACGGTCGTCCGTTCCGCTGCCAGTCGGGGATCACGCTCACGCCCCACGTCCGCCTCGACCAGGTCGCGGGCGATCTCCACACGGTGGTCGTCTCCGGCGGCGTCGGCCACAAGACGGCCGCGGCCGACGAGCGCCTGCTCGAACACGTCCGCCGCCTCGCCCGGACGAGCACGCGCACGGCGTCGGTGTGCACCGGCTCGACCGTGCTTGCCGCGTCCGGCCTGCTCAGCGGCCGCCGCGCGACCACGCACTGGGCGTACGCGGCGCAGCTGGCGGCCCGGTACCCCGCGGTGACCGTGGATCCGGTGCCGCTGTTCATCCGCCACGGCGACGTCTACACCTCCGCCGGCGTCACCAGCGGACTGGACCTCGCGCTGGCGTTCGTCGAAGAGGACCACGGCCCGACACTCGCGCGCGAAGCCGCCCGCGCGCTCGTGACGTACCTGCAGCGGCCCGGCAACCAGGCGCAGGTGAGCATGTTCCTGTCCGGACCGCCGCCGGAGCACCGGCAGGTGCGCGACCTCACGGCGTTCGTCACCGAGCACCTCGGCGACGACCTCGGCACGCCCGTGCTGGCCCGGCAGGCCGGGATCAGCACGCGGCAGCTGACGCGCCTGTTCGACGCCCACCTCGGCACCACCCCCGGCAAGTACGTGCGGACCGTCCGCGCCGAGCACGCCGCCCGCCTGCTCGCCGGTACCGACCTCCCGCTGGCCGCCATCGCGCGCCGCTGCGGTTTCGGCTCCACCGAAACGCTGCGGCAGGCCTTCCTCGACCACTTCGACACCCCGCCGTCGGCTTACCGCCGGGTGCACCTCCGCCAGGCCCTCGGCTGA
- a CDS encoding SRPBCC domain-containing protein — protein MTHEFEVAKQVRLPADPEAVWDAVATGPGIDSWFMGKHEVDAGARRVRFRMGEFTSEAEITTWEPPHRFAYRATPAPDGSFDAFEFLVEATGGGTSVLRFIHHGFTAEDWGEEYHEGFSRGWDMYLHTLGQLLRYFPGRRAQFVLASGPESSAAPEAWRKLVAALGLPATPEAGQPVHFEVDGLPAIDGVLDYPNAHYAGIRTAGALYRFHERSALGMPIAVGHHLFFEADPEEQSKVWQAWLERVLG, from the coding sequence ATGACGCACGAGTTCGAAGTCGCCAAGCAGGTCCGCCTGCCCGCTGACCCCGAGGCCGTGTGGGATGCCGTGGCCACGGGGCCCGGTATCGATTCGTGGTTCATGGGCAAGCACGAGGTCGACGCCGGCGCCCGTCGAGTCCGCTTCCGCATGGGCGAATTCACCAGCGAAGCCGAGATCACCACGTGGGAACCGCCGCACCGGTTCGCCTACCGCGCCACGCCCGCGCCCGACGGCAGCTTCGACGCGTTCGAGTTCCTCGTGGAAGCGACCGGGGGCGGCACGTCGGTGCTGCGTTTCATCCACCACGGTTTCACCGCGGAGGACTGGGGCGAGGAGTACCACGAGGGCTTCAGCCGCGGCTGGGACATGTACCTGCACACACTCGGCCAGCTCCTGCGGTACTTTCCGGGCCGCCGCGCGCAGTTCGTGCTCGCGTCCGGGCCGGAGTCGTCGGCGGCTCCCGAAGCGTGGCGCAAGCTCGTCGCCGCCCTCGGCCTCCCCGCCACACCCGAGGCGGGTCAGCCGGTGCACTTCGAGGTCGACGGGCTTCCCGCCATCGACGGCGTGCTGGACTACCCGAACGCGCACTACGCCGGGATCCGCACGGCCGGCGCGCTCTACCGCTTCCACGAGCGCTCGGCGCTCGGCATGCCGATCGCGGTCGGGCACCACCTCTTCTTCGAGGCAGACCCGGAGGAACAGAGCAAGGTGTGGCAGGCGTGGCTGGAGCGCGTGCTGGGGTGA
- a CDS encoding peptidylprolyl isomerase: protein MATNQQRREAAKRKLERQLVRRQERAKRRKIVGAGVVGGVVLIVAGVVVWVVNSGGSGDSTAAASPPPSSSAPPVPTVGNIPTQRTALPTRPKALPNPTTCSYPADTQSAPPPKKTTAPDGKNVPSQGKVEITFKSTAGDIPITLDRALAPCTVQAFVSLAKQGFYTDTICHRLGVTDLQMLQCGDPNAKGDVNSDGMGGPGFTIPDEFIDGEKYGRGILAMANTGQPNSGGSQFFMVYGTAELPPQYTIFGSISDEGLKVLDSIAKAGIGTVGQDGATGEPKKQVKFTAVNVAA, encoded by the coding sequence GTGGCGACCAACCAGCAGCGCCGTGAAGCCGCTAAGCGCAAACTCGAGCGGCAGCTCGTGCGCCGGCAGGAGCGGGCCAAGCGACGCAAGATCGTGGGAGCTGGTGTGGTCGGCGGTGTCGTCCTCATCGTCGCGGGTGTCGTGGTCTGGGTCGTGAACAGCGGCGGCAGCGGCGACTCCACGGCCGCCGCGAGCCCGCCGCCGTCGAGCTCGGCGCCGCCGGTGCCGACGGTCGGCAACATCCCGACGCAGCGCACCGCCCTGCCCACGCGGCCGAAGGCGCTCCCGAACCCGACCACGTGCTCGTACCCGGCCGACACGCAGAGCGCGCCGCCGCCGAAGAAGACCACGGCGCCGGACGGCAAGAACGTGCCGTCGCAGGGCAAGGTCGAGATCACGTTCAAGAGCACCGCGGGCGACATCCCGATCACACTCGACCGCGCGCTCGCGCCGTGCACCGTGCAGGCCTTCGTGAGCCTGGCCAAGCAGGGCTTCTACACCGACACGATCTGCCACCGCCTCGGCGTCACCGACCTGCAGATGCTGCAGTGCGGCGACCCCAACGCCAAGGGCGACGTGAACAGCGACGGCATGGGTGGCCCCGGCTTCACCATCCCCGACGAGTTCATCGACGGCGAGAAGTACGGCCGCGGCATCCTCGCCATGGCCAACACGGGCCAGCCCAACTCGGGCGGCAGCCAGTTCTTCATGGTCTACGGCACCGCCGAGCTGCCGCCGCAATACACGATCTTCGGCAGCATCTCCGACGAGGGTCTCAAGGTCCTCGACTCGATCGCGAAGGCCGGCATCGGCACCGTCGGCCAGGACGGCGCGACGGGTGAGCCGAAGAAACAGGTCAAGTTCACGGCCGTGAACGTCGCCGCCTGA
- a CDS encoding STAS domain-containing protein produces MPHSRGGSGLTLLTSVRDDDLVLVTAVGEIDAASIGDFRTVLAEACVVGDKLVVDLSRVGFLSCAGLRALEETSRTRPSLSVVVTVPLVLRVFGVTGADKALDVRPGLVEACAAARA; encoded by the coding sequence ATGCCCCACAGCCGAGGGGGTTCCGGCCTCACCCTCCTGACTTCCGTCCGCGACGACGACCTCGTGCTCGTGACCGCCGTGGGCGAGATCGACGCCGCTTCGATCGGCGACTTCCGGACGGTGCTGGCCGAAGCGTGCGTAGTGGGGGACAAGCTCGTGGTCGACCTCTCGCGGGTCGGGTTCCTCAGCTGCGCCGGACTGCGCGCGCTGGAGGAGACGAGCCGCACGCGGCCTTCGCTGTCGGTGGTCGTGACCGTGCCGCTGGTGCTGCGCGTTTTCGGTGTGACGGGCGCCGACAAGGCGCTCGACGTACGTCCGGGCCTCGTGGAAGCGTGTGCCGCCGCCCGGGCATGA